TTTGGATAGGAACCGACTTTAATAGGGGAGTTAAGTTTTTAACCTATGCGACCTGGTGGGTCTGGTCCTCTGTTAGGCAAGCGGTCACCAAACATCAGAAAGAAAGCCAAAAATTATCCTCTTTGGATGCCCCCCTCTATAGCGGAGAAAAAGACGGCGCTACTTTATATGATCTTCTGCCCGGCCAGCCCCGCGATCCGGATTATTCAATTGATGGAGGCACCTTGCTTCCCTTATTTTTTGAGGTTTTATCCTCGCGAGAGAAAGTGGTCATGAGCCGGATTTACGGGGACATGAAATATACAGAGGTTGGCAGCGAGCTAAATCTTAGCCGCGAGAGGATCCGGCAGATCGAAAAAGGAGCTCTGGCCAAGCTTAAAGAGTCCTTTGATATCGTTGAAAGTGTAGGCCTGCATAATATCGAATCGCCCCGCAAATTATAATACTGACATTTATAAAGCGAAAAGAATTTTGCTCAATTCGGCAAGAGCAAAATTCTTGCGAATAGCAAGGAATACAGATACAGGGGATTCCTG
This genomic interval from Acidobacteriota bacterium contains the following:
- a CDS encoding sigma-70 family RNA polymerase sigma factor, with translation MYTFWIGTDFNRGVKFLTYATWWVWSSVRQAVTKHQKESQKLSSLDAPLYSGEKDGATLYDLLPGQPRDPDYSIDGGTLLPLFFEVLSSREKVVMSRIYGDMKYTEVGSELNLSRERIRQIEKGALAKLKESFDIVESVGLHNIESPRKL